The DNA region acatatatatatataacaaataaataaaattaaaacaagtagcttatattatacataaaatagaagtatattttacaaaatcacacaaaaattacaataaacgCAATTATTAATTGAGAGGTGGAGGAGGCGCTTGATACAAATTTAAATGATATTGAATAAATCTCATAAAATACTCTCGGTCTTGAGCTAATTATTGTGTTATGAGATTATTTTAAGTCTCAATCGCATTTTGAGTATTTCCCCTTAGAATTTCTTCGATCAATTGATTATTAAATGTCGCTTGTCTTTCTTCCATCTATGCAAATATGAACCCTAAGTTCAAAAAATTCGAAAATCCTTTGAATAACATGAACTTAAAAAATATGagaaaaaagaagtaaaaacaCTAACCTTTGATGAGAGCATGAAGTCTTGAAGTTTGTGAAAATCTAATcctttgaagatgaagatgaaaatgaagatgaggAGAAGAAAGAAACAAAGATGAAAACCTTAGTGAATAAGAAGAAGACGACGagtaaatgagaaaaaatgaTAAGTTGTTAggatttaaatatttaaaatgagGATTTAGGGTTAGGAAATGATTTATTGGGGACTGAATAAGGGCGACGAGACTAACTAGTAGCTTGGCCATCGCCTATGCATTGGAAAATAGCAACAAAATTTCTAAGACACATAAAATCAGAATTGGACAAGGGCGACGACAAGGCTACGACTTTATTCCGTCGCCAAATGACATGCGTATTAGGCGACGTACCAGCTACGACAAAAGTGTCGTCGCTTGTGCTGATGAAATGCTTCATCAATAGATTCTTTTCAGTGGGCTACGAGCTGGCTATGACCTTAGTCCCGTTgccaatattaaaaaaatcaaagaaaaggtGGCTACGAGCTGGCTACAATCTTTTCCCGTAGCCATTTtgatttttacaaaaatttgaATGTTGCACATACATGCGGAGCAAATTCCATCGCCAGCCCGTCGCCAACTCCCAGAAGTCATTAGGCGATGGCAAAATCGTCGCTTGTCCGTTGTCATTGGCGATGAGTAGCTTATCGCTATTTTACCCGTTATTTATAGtgaatttgtaaattttattcaagaaaaacatatGAAAGAGAAGGGAGAATTAATTAtagtttaaaattgaaactttacTAGGAGGTTTCTATATATCATCTTCATCTTTGATGAAAATCATATAGCATTGTTGTTCTCCATGATGAATTTGCATAAAAATGATTTGATAATAGTTCATAGTTCAAATATAAATTCATGACTTAGAAATGTAGTAATATTTGATTTCTTGTTTTACCTGcctaaaatttgaatatttatttgaattaatttagTGCACATTCATATACatttctttataattattagatCAAGTATTAATTAATGGTTGTCTTGCATTGTTCAGTATTTCGCTACGCAGAAGGATATAGCGTAGATGAAGTAGATTCTAAAAGATTTCATAGATGTGATTCAAGAAATTCTTTATTTTCAGCCATAGATGGAAATACTAAAATTCCTCTTACAAGATCTGGAGTCCACTATTTTATTGGGGGATTTTTCAACGAGTGTTCTCAAGGCATGAATCTCACCGTCGTTGtcaattaaaatctttttattatttataatttttcattattcttaatttttttttttgcaaatataAAGGATACAAGTcccacaaattaaaaaattatatacaagTCTTTGATTAATTGATATGATAATAAGGGCCAAAATattgtttccttattttttttcttactttaaTATGATTAACTCTAGTAGTTTTgtgtaatgataataataattgatatgATAGTAGTTTTTCTTACTATGTCTAACACAAAAACTCAAAGATTTTAATGAGAATCTATAGAGTACCGTATTAAAGATATGTTGGATATTCGTCAATGTCCAAAATCCTTAAATAATATAGCAATTTAATGTCTTTAACTATTTGAGAAAATAAGTTACTAGATTTAATTGAGAATCGAATTTTATCTCAGTTGGAATAAATATTCGatatagttaaaaaaatttaccagATTGAACTAAGttatataatacatatttttAGTAAGGTGGGACTCATTCCAGTTATTTACATTATAGTCAGGGATATTTCAGAGTATACTCGTTAAATTAGTGTGCTTCAAATATTATATTAGTTTACATAATTTTATGGATATTTTTAAGTTCAATGTTCCATTGTCTGGAAGCCTGTTTAAGGCCATAAAGAGatcttttcaatttgcaaaCTTGACCAGGAAGAGCTTTAGAATATCCCTGAGGAGGATGCATATATATGTCTTCTGATATATAgccatgtaaaaaagcattgTTGATATCTATCTGTTGAATACTCCAGTTTTTAGCAGCAGCTAAGGCAATAATAGTTCTCACAGTGGTGAATCTTGCAACTGGACTAAAAGTATGTTTATAGTCTTTGCCTTTCACCTGTTTATCACCCCTGGCTACCAACCTAGCCTTGCATCTCTCCACAGATCCATTaggatgaaattttattttgtaaaccCATTTGCAACCAATGGCATTTTTACCAGGGGGTAAAGTGGTTAAATCCCAAGTATTGTTGTTTTCCAAAGCTTCAAGTTCTGTGTTCATGGCATTGATCCATCTAGGGTCATTTTTAGCTTTATTGTAAGAGTTGGGTTCATAAAAGGATAGCATGGAAGAAAGACTGTTTAAGTCAGCAGAAGACATATATTTAAGAGAAGGTTCAGTATGAACATTAAAAGATAAGGATGAGGGAGAAGATATATCTTGTGGAGTAGTTAAAGGTTTGATGAGAGGAATATTTGTAACAAAATCTTGATATTTGAAAGGAaatgtgtaacaccccgatatttcccgatatattaaatgatttgctagtaatattattatttttattattattattctttttagaaaaatatatttctttatattatttattttgttagtagattaaatcatgagacttcaacttttaaggcaattaaaaccattttaagtccaaacctttttcctaatctatctttaatttcaaaaaaaaaaaaataaaaaaaataaaaataaaaaaaatgggaaTGTGTATGGGTTTGGCCGGCCACATGAAGGATTTggggaagattgtaacttccattttggcaattgaatggttaaggaaattatcacaattaaatcccataattccttaattaattccttaccttacatcctttcatttcaaaatcatttgcaagtaaagaaaacactcccaaatgctctaatcctcacgcctaatcacccctttggttcatcaattttggtgttttgtcctTGTgtaattgtgagtaattcttaacctagttttatttttaagtttcaatttaaatttctatgatttttatgtgtgttattttatagtttatgatttgttcataatttaaaattcatgtgtggaagtatgatgtttttctatctaaattaatgtatggtttttagggttttggatatgtttacatgtgtgtgaagaattgtttgatgaatgattgaaaaaaaaaatatatatatatacatatatacataaaaaatggttgctcatataaaaaaatgtatgtggtgatggaaatttatttttttattgattaaaagaagaaatttataatgattgtagagaaatatacatgtatatatgtgatgtgtttgtgtgtgtacatttgtgtaaaaagaattatttttgagaaaaaaatatataattaattaaaatttattttttgtatgtgatcatgaaaattatgtaaattttattgtttagatttaataggaaataaagcattgaaatttatatttttgtgataaaaaaaaatgaaatcccgtaggttttgaaaatggtgaaaaaaatgtgtttttgtagcatttttggctttgaaattaagttaaaaatacttataatatgttataaattatgaaaattggtacccgggggttttgacgccttccggacgcaacggtgaagtcggatttttaatttgacagttttaagttgagtttctggacagattgtataggctgtcctgttttgtgtatttaccatgttatagtatgtgatggatgttcatgttgcgtgtagtattctaggtatggatgtgattgtatatgtgtgttatagatgatttgaggaaaatgtgtatatgtgcttatttcccgaatacgattgaaccttgtaggaagtcgattcgtgaccgggaattgattaagacgcttgcgagttggttattttgtttaaggtatgtacacgcagtgtggttcgcattagtccgatgtatcatataataatggtatacaaaagtaaagcatggatatatagtacggataatgttatctttcgaatcaataattttttttatacattgtttgataagcagaggtagtatgacctcactaactttaaagtggacgtagtatgacgtcaattggtggaaatgaattactcgcggtttatgagggcattatgagccaccgcgggggtatgcatacttaaccataggcaccgaagtaaggcgagtgtctatggtagagacttgcttaggggttagctccccctaatgtattgtctcacttatggagtttggagtgtaccggcagtatggccggatagtacagcagtatggctgactaacctttacatgaaaatagttattcttaataagcatgatcgaagcgtaaggttctgtgaattgtcagttaattaattaaatctttctcttgtgttattatttatttggtatgcgacgtttgctgacgtgtacttttggtcttaacgaccctgcgatgatgttgttacctatctgggcaatgactagcagtaagttaagttgcaggtctggggagtgaggattgtcccttgaagaaataaattattagggtagagaagtcttaataaaaatttcaaaatttagtttaaagaacatttggtttttatgaggcgacttacgttctcaagttgtaataagtagatttaacttttcgtttttatccgctgctaagaatttcttattatctagtagttcttaataacgctaatagaactcgatccgcacgttttccttaacttcaaaaccgttttaaactgttttctaacattccgatttgactcggattatagttgtctcgtttttaaaaggtcattttctcttttcgtacgacccgagttattccgagatgttacaaaaTGTTAGAATTCTGGAGGATTTTCTTGGAGCAGGAATGAGAGGGgatgatgaagaaagatcaGGGGAATTAGTAAAATTATGCTGGAATGTAGAAGAGGGAGTAGAAGATTGAGGAGAACTGAGAGAAGGAGGATTAATGGGAGGAATATGCTGGAAAACAGGAATATCATCAGAAATGTCTGATGAAGAAAAAATGGGGGCAGTTGGTTGAGGAGTAGGAATAGATGTGTGTTGTTGTTTATAAGGAAAAATATGTTCTATGAAAATAACATCTCTGCTAAGAATAACTTTGTGTTGATCTAAATCATACAATTTGTATCCCTTCTGAGCATAAGGATATCCTAAAAAATGCATTTTTTAGCTCTAGGAGCAAATTTGTCAGTAGTTTTGTGAGCAGGATAGCATAAAGAACCAAAAACTCTGAGATGATCAAAAGTTACAGGTTTGTTCATGAGTAATTCATATGGTGTTTTCCAATTCAAGACAGAAGTTGGCATGAGGTTTATAAGATATGTGGCTGTCAATAAACAATCACCCCAAAATTTAACAGGTAAACCAGCATGAAATCTTAATGTTCTAGCAACTTCTAAAAGATGCCTGTGTTTCCTCTCAACTctgccattttgttgaggtaaACCAGGAAGACTCCTTTGATGTATAATGCCTTTTGAGGCAAAAAGAGAACTACAAGAAGCTTTGAAAATTTCAGTGCCATTATCACTTCGTATGATTTTAATAGTGGTATTGAACTGATTTGTGACATAGGCAAGGAAATTAGATATTATATGAAACACTTGGTGTTTGCTGTGAAGTAAATGTGTCCAAGTGGTTCTAGTGTAATCATCAAGAATAGTAAGAAAATATGTGGCTCCTGATAAGGAAGGTGATCTGTATGGACCCCAAAGATCAATATGAATCAGCTCAAAAGGTGCAGTAGCATGAGATGAAGAAACAGGAAAAGGAAACTTATGATGTTTCCCTAAAATGCAAGATTCACAATGgaaattcttattattattattgattattacaTGAGGAATATGTTTCATAGTAGAAAAAGAAACATGACCTAATCTTTCATGAAGTAAATGAAGACTAGAAGAAGAACAAGCTGTATTTACAACAAGCTTATTATACGGAACATGATATGAAGAAGCTGAAGGACACAAAAGATATAAGCCTGATGTTCTCATAGCAGTGGCTTTGACCTCATTAGTTGTAAGGTCCTGAAATATACATGAATGATCAGTAAATTTAGCAAGAAGATTGTTATTATCAAGCAATTGTCCAACAGATAAAAGATTATGTTTAAAAGAAGGAACAAACAATACACTGTCAAGAGTAATATTAGAATTAAGTTTGACAGATCCAGAATGAGTAACAGTGTTTGTTGTATCGTCAGGTAATCCAACAAGAATAGGAGAATGCAAAGTgtgaagagaagaaaaaaatttagaattagAACACATATGTTCAGAAGCACCAGAGTCAATAATCCAGGAATTGGAAGGAATATTAGAAGAATTAGAATCAACatgagaaacaaaaaaaatacctgCAGAATTCACATTTGTATAAGAGGAAGTAAGAGGATCAGTTGAAATGGAAGATTGATTCATGCATTTAATGACTTCTTGACATACAACAGATAACATTTGAGGATCAATAACAGGAGAGGACATTTTTCTTGAAGAACCAGAATCAGAACAAGGGACAGATCCAAGAATGCCATGATTATCAACATGAACATTTGCAGCTGTTCTGGAATTGGATTTAAACTTCTTATTTGCATACCACTCAGGGTAGCCTATAAGCTTGAAACATTGATCAATTGTGTGACCCTTGCCTTTACAATGCTCACATACtctttcaaacttagttttctTGGAATCCTTACTCATGCCAGAAGAATTATCAGTTTTGAATTGATGAGCAGCAAAAGCACTGATGTCACTGGATTGATTTGtataaagattatttttatgttgtCTCTCAACGGATTGAAGAATATGATAGACTTTATTGTTGTTAGGTAAAGGATCAGTACTAAGGATGTTTGTTTTTACTTGATCATAGGCAGGGTTAATACCAGAAAGAAATTGAATTAACTTCATTCTATTATCAGCAtctaagattttttttaaaataccaCAAGTACAATCAGCAAGAACTCCACAAGAACAATCAGGAAAACCTTCTAGGTCATGAATTTCATCCCATATTCTCTTCTTTTTAGCATAATATTCAGTAATGGAAGACTCATTCTGCTCAGTAAGAAAAAGAGATCTATGTAGATCAAATAATTGAGGTACATTGCTTTGCCCATACCTATCTTTAACTTCCTTCCATAATTGGCAAGCCGAATCAACAAACATGAAAGTTTCTGCAATTCCTCTCTCCATGGAATTGATGATCCATGATCTTACAATGTAATCATTTCGGATCCATTTCTTGAAATCAGTGGAAGAATCGGATGGCTTGATAAGAGTTCCATCAATAAAACTCACCTTGTTTCTTGCATATAAAGCCATTTTCACAGATCTACTCCAGTTTACATAGTTAGAACCCGAGAACATAAGAGCAACAATTGAATGTTGTGAGATATcggaagaagaaagaaaataaggatcatcaaaattgaaattcacATTGCTTTGAACAAGAATTTCAGCATTATTTGTTATCGGTGATTCTGCATGTTTAGAAAGAGGCGTTTCTGAAGCATCCATTAaggaatgaagaagaaaaacagaagaagaagaaagaaattaGAAGCGGAAACAGTAAGAGCAAAaaccttgctctgataccatgagaaGTCGTAAGGAAGCAGAAGAAGAAGAATCAAGGTAATCTTGATTCTGTAATCTGATTTTCAAAGGGAAATGAGAAGCAAAATTTATTCATTCAGAATGTAATCTCATACACTTTTCAACTAAAACAAGGGTATTTATATACAAGCTATATAAAGGGAAAACATAAATCAAAGAAGTGTTTAAAGTTTTATAACGATGAGCTGGCAATCAATAAGTATCACCTTAATAACTTTTATTTcaacttaattattatttagtttTAGGTTTTTGATTAATtcgaaaaaaattcataaataaacAAGGCCTAATAGGGTATAACTTAATGGttgaataatatatagctgTAAAATTATGTAGTTGTATAAATGTTGaatattaatatgaaaataCCAAGCAATAATCAGGATCGATTCTGAGATTTTGAGAAGCATGGGATGAAATATTAATTGTGGGTTTctaattaaaaaagataatattATAAGCCCCAACTAATTAGTTATTAAAGTgtcatttttctaaaatttttgataaaCTCGGAGCACATACCCCCATACCTCTTATAGGGTCGATCCTTGCAGTAATACTAATTCATCATAGTAGGCCTAACACTTTGTTCAAGGTGCCTAAAGAAATGCTAAGTGCAAAgtagtaaaattatttttagtgttCCTATTTTACTTTTACAATTTCAGTTTATTAATTCGTTACTTAATTGAATAGAAAATGTCTTATGtgtagaatt from Amaranthus tricolor cultivar Red isolate AtriRed21 chromosome 3, ASM2621246v1, whole genome shotgun sequence includes:
- the LOC130807567 gene encoding blue copper protein-like is translated as MNNQNAAIAISYTILIYLGCAQSIFAKVYTVGDKAGWGPGNDYTKWVKGKNFVKSDVLVFRYAEGYSVDEVDSKRFHRCDSRNSLFSAIDGNTKIPLTRSGVHYFIGGFFNECSQGMNLTVVVN